A window of the Oscillospiraceae bacterium NTUH-002-81 genome harbors these coding sequences:
- a CDS encoding murein transglycosylase, producing the protein MQKKQLSVLVLIILCFLLGCNRETPKDESQQNYEDESNISKTNGEELVNINSELLGSTPFDIQIDKTALQTRKETETEVTIKTNLTDWGYTVSSEKGKISDINKNSFIYIAPKDERDDTIKIQLSDYENGISYEYTIPLIFAGNNEHSLDKFKENLSRLPNS; encoded by the coding sequence ATGCAAAAAAAACAACTTTCTGTATTAGTACTAATTATTTTATGCTTTTTATTAGGATGTAACAGAGAAACACCAAAAGATGAATCTCAACAAAATTATGAAGATGAATCTAATATTTCTAAAACAAATGGAGAAGAACTTGTAAATATAAACAGTGAATTGTTAGGTTCGACTCCTTTTGATATCCAAATCGATAAAACAGCATTGCAGACTAGAAAAGAAACAGAAACAGAAGTTACAATAAAGACAAATTTAACAGACTGGGGTTATACTGTTTCTTCTGAAAAAGGGAAAATATCTGATATAAATAAAAATTCATTCATATATATAGCACCTAAAGATGAGAGGGATGATACTATAAAAATACAATTATCGGACTATGAAAATGGCATATCATATGAATATACAATTCCACTTATTTTTGCGGGAAACAATGAACATTCTTTAGATAAATTCAAGGAAAATCTTTCAAGATTACCTAATAGTTAG
- a CDS encoding PcfB family protein: MQEDLEQRTVSVSIQAAKLSGRVLRAAIAAVLQKMEQERTMPKVGRNSMKRLTYKDPGANTIEVSGRIRSFERYARKHQVRYHIEKELGTDPPKWTVYFKANQADALTAAFKEYTKKDLTRSTRPSLLTQLHKFKELAQSLGRDRVKNKEHGGPER, encoded by the coding sequence TTGCAGGAAGATCTCGAACAACGAACGGTTTCTGTTTCTATACAGGCAGCAAAACTGTCAGGGCGGGTACTGCGTGCGGCTATTGCTGCGGTACTCCAAAAGATGGAACAGGAACGCACAATGCCAAAAGTCGGGCGCAACAGCATGAAGCGGCTGACTTATAAAGACCCCGGAGCCAATACCATTGAAGTTTCAGGGCGAATCCGCTCTTTTGAACGGTATGCCAGGAAACATCAGGTACGCTACCATATAGAAAAGGAACTTGGGACCGATCCCCCAAAATGGACGGTATATTTCAAGGCAAACCAGGCGGATGCACTGACGGCAGCTTTTAAGGAATATACGAAGAAAGACCTTACACGCAGCACCAGACCGTCGCTGCTTACACAGCTTCATAAGTTCAAAGAACTGGCGCAGTCGCTTGGCCGTGACCGTGTAAAGAACAAAGAACACGGAGGACCGGAACGATGA
- the mobC gene encoding plasmid mobilization relaxosome protein MobC yields MKRYNTPHRSRVVKTRMTEEEYAEFAQRLSAYHMSQAEFIRQAITGAAIRPIITVSPINDELLAAVGKLTAEYGRIGGNLNQIARTLNEWHSPYPQLAGEVRAAVSDLAALKFEVLQKVGDAVGNIQTYQL; encoded by the coding sequence ATGAAACGATACAACACGCCGCACCGCAGCCGGGTAGTCAAAACACGCATGACCGAGGAAGAATACGCCGAGTTTGCCCAGCGGCTTTCTGCTTACCACATGAGCCAAGCCGAGTTTATCCGGCAAGCCATAACCGGGGCAGCCATACGCCCCATCATAACCGTTTCCCCCATCAATGACGAGCTGCTTGCCGCTGTCGGGAAGCTGACCGCCGAATACGGGAGGATCGGCGGCAACTTAAACCAGATAGCCCGGACGCTGAACGAGTGGCACAGTCCCTATCCGCAGCTTGCCGGGGAGGTACGGGCGGCGGTTTCCGACCTTGCTGCCCTAAAGTTTGAAGTCTTGCAGAAAGTGGGTGACGCTGTTGGCAACATTCAAACATATCAGCTCTAA
- the ltrA gene encoding group II intron reverse transcriptase/maturase, producing the protein MPKKSKTLCVDDLRHAEYYGMQDTFDELYQKSQNGEVFENLMDLIVSRDNILLAYRNIKANKGSYTAGTDKKNITDIGSRTPDDVVKRVRFIVTGSEHGYRPKPVRRKDIPKPNGKTRPLGIPCIWDRLIQQCIKQIMEPICEAKFSNNSYGFRPNRSVEHAINRTYTMLQMMNLHYVIEFDIKGFFDNVNHSKLIRQIWSLGIHDKTLIFIIKRILTAPIKMPDNTTVLPDKGTPQGGIISPLLANIVLNELDWWIASQWEENPIAISRGRERIIGKTKVFDKSHGYRIMKNTEMKEMHIIRYADDFRIFCRTKEDAVRTKEAVTEWIEERLKLEVSPEKTRIVNTRKRWSEFLGFKIRVRLKHHKYVVQSAICDKKVEIERAKLVEQAKNIAKPREKKSCLSEIQLYNSMVLGIQNYYQLATCISIDCREFHRRVMTVLTNRLNTETGSMLKREGGTITQAEKERFGQSKMIRYVSGIDQMIYPIAFIKNKIPMAKRSIVCSYTKEGRALIHTELNLNQYVLKGLREKISVGHSTEYHDSKISLFSAQKGKCAISGEEFADAEHVAVWLKVPGSLGGFERYKNMVLIHKKYLILLQELPQAAIKDLIKTLNITKKMLVKINSLREQANLSAII; encoded by the coding sequence ATGCCAAAGAAAAGTAAAACATTATGTGTAGATGACCTGCGTCATGCGGAGTACTATGGAATGCAAGATACTTTTGATGAACTATATCAAAAAAGTCAGAACGGTGAAGTATTTGAGAATCTTATGGATTTGATAGTGAGCAGGGATAACATTTTACTTGCGTACCGAAACATCAAAGCGAACAAAGGCAGCTACACGGCAGGAACAGATAAAAAGAACATCACAGATATTGGGAGTCGAACTCCTGATGATGTGGTAAAAAGAGTGAGATTTATTGTTACGGGAAGCGAACACGGCTACAGACCAAAGCCTGTAAGACGGAAAGATATCCCGAAACCAAACGGAAAAACACGTCCGCTGGGAATCCCATGCATATGGGATAGGCTGATACAGCAATGTATCAAGCAGATCATGGAACCAATCTGCGAAGCAAAGTTCAGCAATAATAGTTATGGATTTCGTCCGAACAGATCCGTTGAACATGCCATTAACAGAACCTACACCATGCTTCAAATGATGAACCTTCATTATGTTATTGAGTTTGATATTAAAGGATTTTTCGATAACGTAAATCATAGCAAGTTAATCAGACAGATATGGTCGCTGGGTATCCATGATAAAACGCTGATTTTTATTATCAAGCGAATACTAACAGCTCCAATTAAAATGCCCGATAATACAACGGTATTGCCCGACAAGGGTACACCACAGGGAGGAATTATCTCACCACTACTGGCAAACATCGTTCTAAATGAATTGGATTGGTGGATAGCCAGTCAATGGGAGGAAAATCCAATTGCTATAAGCAGAGGGCGAGAAAGAATAATCGGAAAAACTAAGGTTTTTGATAAAAGCCATGGTTATAGGATTATGAAAAACACAGAAATGAAAGAAATGCATATCATTCGGTATGCGGACGATTTTAGGATTTTCTGTAGAACGAAAGAGGACGCAGTCAGGACAAAAGAAGCGGTTACGGAGTGGATTGAAGAGAGGTTGAAATTAGAGGTGTCTCCTGAGAAAACAAGGATTGTGAACACCAGAAAACGGTGGTCAGAGTTTCTTGGATTCAAAATAAGGGTAAGGTTGAAGCATCATAAATATGTGGTGCAGTCGGCAATCTGTGACAAAAAGGTTGAAATTGAAAGAGCAAAGCTAGTGGAACAAGCGAAAAACATCGCAAAACCCAGAGAGAAAAAAAGTTGTTTATCAGAAATTCAGCTATATAACTCCATGGTGTTAGGCATACAGAATTACTATCAGCTTGCCACCTGTATCAGTATTGATTGCAGAGAATTCCATAGGCGAGTAATGACAGTTTTGACGAACAGGTTAAATACAGAAACAGGAAGTATGCTAAAACGTGAGGGTGGAACTATCACCCAAGCAGAAAAGGAAAGATTCGGACAGTCAAAAATGATTCGATATGTTTCAGGAATTGACCAGATGATCTATCCGATTGCATTCATCAAAAATAAAATACCGATGGCGAAGCGATCAATCGTTTGTAGTTATACAAAAGAAGGTCGTGCTCTGATTCATACAGAACTTAACCTTAATCAGTATGTTCTGAAAGGACTGAGAGAAAAAATATCCGTTGGTCATAGCACAGAATACCATGACAGTAAAATATCTTTATTTTCTGCTCAAAAGGGAAAATGTGCAATCAGTGGAGAAGAATTCGCAGATGCGGAACATGTAGCTGTATGGCTCAAAGTACCAGGATCACTTGGTGGATTTGAAAGATATAAAAACATGGTTCTGATTCACAAAAAATATCTGATTCTGTTACAAGAACTGCCCCAAGCAGCAATAAAAGACCTGATAAAAACACTCAATATCACAAAAAAGATGCTCGTGAAAATCAATAGTCTGCGAGAGCAGGCGAACCTGTCAGCAATAATATAA
- a CDS encoding toprim domain-containing protein has translation MPGVTKEQIQAAREADLFTYLQFHEPGVLKQDGPNFRHKEHDSLVYVTGKRYWYWNSRGRSINALDYLIQIRGYGLVDAVHALVGGEIPQEPAYRSTAEIQVSKEPEKKTFALPWARRCATAAVSYLQKRGISSEVIRQCLQAGIFYEARYHGEPVCVFVGKDDSGKAKFACMRSISGNLKKDVYGSDKGYNFCYPPQSPGSRHVAVFEAPIDALSHATLQELEGWKWNGYRLSLGGTSHVALTSFLERHPEIRRVTLYMDHDLAGFVNARKIKTMLHEDKRFRHIRVSVNPPRMGKDYNEKLLLVREQLQTSQHQRRPKEAAVSI, from the coding sequence ATGCCCGGCGTAACCAAAGAACAGATTCAGGCAGCGCGGGAAGCTGACTTGTTTACTTACCTGCAATTCCATGAACCCGGCGTGCTGAAACAGGATGGACCTAATTTCCGGCATAAGGAGCATGACAGTCTGGTATATGTGACCGGGAAAAGGTACTGGTACTGGAACAGCCGCGGACGGAGTATCAATGCGCTGGACTACCTGATCCAGATTCGGGGATATGGTCTTGTGGATGCGGTTCATGCTCTGGTAGGTGGCGAAATCCCACAGGAACCGGCTTACCGAAGTACGGCAGAAATACAGGTATCAAAAGAGCCGGAAAAGAAAACATTCGCTCTCCCCTGGGCCAGACGTTGCGCGACCGCTGCGGTCTCCTATTTGCAGAAACGGGGGATCAGCTCAGAAGTCATTCGCCAGTGTTTACAAGCCGGGATTTTTTACGAAGCCCGGTATCATGGAGAACCGGTTTGTGTGTTTGTTGGGAAAGATGATTCCGGGAAAGCGAAGTTTGCCTGTATGCGCAGTATCAGCGGCAATCTCAAAAAGGATGTCTATGGCAGCGACAAAGGATATAACTTTTGTTATCCCCCGCAAAGTCCGGGCAGCCGGCATGTGGCAGTCTTTGAAGCTCCTATTGATGCGCTTTCCCATGCGACACTTCAAGAGCTGGAGGGATGGAAATGGAATGGTTATCGCTTGTCTTTGGGCGGTACTTCCCATGTGGCGCTGACTTCTTTCCTGGAACGCCACCCGGAGATACGGCGTGTTACCCTTTATATGGACCACGACCTTGCCGGATTTGTCAATGCCCGGAAAATCAAGACCATGCTTCACGAGGATAAACGTTTCCGTCATATCCGGGTAAGTGTCAACCCTCCCCGGATGGGAAAAGATTACAATGAGAAATTGCTGCTGGTTCGGGAACAACTGCAAACCAGCCAGCACCAACGCCGCCCAAAAGAGGCGGCTGTTTCAATTTAG
- a CDS encoding HsdR family type I site-specific deoxyribonuclease, with product MAELESVIEKRLVDQLCGGESQWTYRPDLKTEADLWNNFKYILEQNNKAKLDDQPLSESEFAKVKNDLSHASFYDAGKWLVGENGKVYVHVQRGNETLHLVVMNNEHIAGGSSVYEVINQYQAFQEDGDGQGRDRRFDVTLLINGIPMIHIELKNKEHSYMDGYRQIKKYIAEGKFHGIFSNVQMFVVSNVVDTKYFSAAKDTELNKKFLTGWIDNENLPVCDYIDFAQAVLRIPQAHEMVTKYTVLDNDKRKLLILRPYQIHAIEAMRAASKVGKSGFIWHTTGSGKTMTSYKATRNLLMDIPSIQKTVFLIDRKDLDLQTKGAFQSYADNDTIDVDDTEHVGSLIKKLADDNRQMIVTTRQKMQVMIHRRLKEGSREYNKIKSLKIAFVVDECHRAVTPQTKRDMERFFNQSIWFGFTGTPIFEENKYEQKGDLPQTTEELYGPCLHNYTIKEAIHDGAVLGFNVENLGPKDVSKDDEEKYYHSEGHMRNVLNIVLNHSLSKFGMQNGKGKTYEAMLTVESIAVAQKYYDMILKIKAGEDKLKISEDVRKALPDFPKVAITFSVSENDEASKANQDAMKRYLAYYNKLFGTKYELSGLGAYNGNLNDRLARKEKRYIDREQQVDLVIVVDRLLTGFDAPCLSTLFIDRPPMSPQGLIQAFSRTNRLFDQNKEYGQIVTFRDPKDFREKINEALVLYSKGGIGQAIAEGWETVLENFSLSLRTIRTFAPEPKDVMELSKKQKKTFIKLFRDLDHDYAHLKSFSTFEPEILEEYHFSQDIYENYAAVYKNVLEELRKDPPDDTDDPIRDDYDLVAYSKFRIDFEYIMELLQGFVDSLNQKDDDFDEVEFERRFFRLKALIKEYCADNPKLSDLLMQVLNEIKQDKARFLGQDVSVMINQMRYAAVDKEIKRFAEQWFIPFDDVKYEVFNFKDGELANENKLKEQADYAAYKEQTPSALPKFKFNSALIREFKEVLMPEIELWIEQ from the coding sequence ATGGCAGAATTGGAATCGGTAATCGAAAAACGTCTCGTAGATCAGCTTTGCGGCGGAGAGTCCCAGTGGACATACAGGCCTGATCTTAAGACGGAAGCGGATTTATGGAACAATTTTAAATACATATTGGAACAGAATAATAAGGCAAAGCTGGATGATCAGCCACTGAGTGAATCCGAATTCGCCAAGGTGAAGAATGATCTCTCCCATGCGTCATTTTATGATGCCGGGAAATGGCTGGTTGGAGAGAATGGAAAAGTATATGTTCATGTGCAGAGGGGAAATGAGACGCTTCACCTGGTTGTTATGAATAATGAGCATATTGCAGGCGGATCCAGTGTTTATGAGGTGATTAATCAGTATCAGGCATTTCAGGAAGATGGGGATGGGCAGGGAAGAGACCGTAGGTTCGATGTGACGCTTCTCATCAATGGAATTCCAATGATCCATATAGAATTAAAAAATAAAGAGCATTCCTATATGGATGGATACCGGCAGATCAAGAAATATATTGCCGAGGGAAAATTTCATGGAATATTTTCCAATGTGCAGATGTTTGTGGTCAGCAATGTGGTGGATACAAAATATTTTTCGGCAGCCAAGGACACGGAATTAAACAAGAAATTTCTGACGGGCTGGATCGACAATGAAAATTTGCCGGTATGCGATTACATTGATTTCGCGCAGGCAGTTTTGAGAATCCCGCAGGCCCATGAGATGGTGACAAAGTATACGGTGCTTGATAATGATAAGAGAAAATTGCTTATTTTAAGACCATATCAGATTCATGCCATTGAGGCGATGAGAGCGGCTTCCAAAGTGGGAAAGTCTGGATTTATCTGGCACACAACGGGCTCTGGAAAAACAATGACATCCTATAAAGCAACCAGAAATCTTCTGATGGATATTCCTTCAATCCAAAAGACGGTATTTCTGATTGACAGGAAAGACTTGGATTTACAGACGAAGGGCGCTTTTCAGTCCTATGCGGACAATGATACCATTGATGTGGATGATACCGAGCATGTGGGAAGCCTGATCAAAAAGCTGGCGGACGATAACCGTCAGATGATTGTAACGACCAGACAGAAAATGCAGGTGATGATTCACCGGCGTTTGAAGGAGGGGAGCAGGGAGTACAACAAAATAAAATCCCTGAAAATTGCGTTTGTGGTAGATGAGTGCCACCGGGCAGTTACGCCGCAGACCAAAAGAGATATGGAACGGTTTTTCAATCAATCCATTTGGTTCGGATTTACGGGGACACCCATATTTGAAGAAAATAAGTATGAGCAAAAAGGGGACTTGCCGCAGACGACAGAAGAATTATATGGCCCGTGTCTCCACAACTACACAATAAAAGAAGCCATTCATGATGGCGCGGTATTGGGCTTCAATGTGGAGAATCTGGGGCCTAAGGATGTCTCAAAAGACGATGAGGAAAAGTATTATCACAGTGAAGGGCATATGAGAAATGTCCTGAATATTGTGTTGAATCACTCTCTTTCCAAGTTTGGCATGCAAAATGGAAAGGGGAAGACATATGAGGCAATGCTTACGGTAGAGTCCATTGCAGTGGCACAAAAATATTATGATATGATTCTGAAAATCAAAGCAGGAGAGGATAAACTGAAAATCAGTGAGGATGTCAGGAAGGCGCTTCCTGATTTTCCCAAAGTGGCAATCACTTTTTCTGTATCTGAAAACGATGAGGCATCAAAGGCAAACCAGGATGCGATGAAGAGATATCTGGCTTATTATAATAAACTTTTCGGCACAAAGTATGAATTAAGTGGCCTGGGTGCGTACAACGGAAATCTGAATGACAGATTGGCCAGAAAGGAAAAACGGTATATAGACAGAGAGCAGCAGGTGGATCTTGTGATTGTGGTAGACCGCTTACTGACAGGATTTGATGCCCCGTGTCTCTCGACGCTTTTTATCGACAGACCGCCGATGAGCCCACAGGGACTGATTCAGGCATTTTCAAGAACCAACCGTTTGTTTGACCAGAATAAAGAATACGGACAGATTGTGACATTTAGAGACCCGAAGGATTTCAGGGAAAAGATTAATGAAGCGCTTGTATTGTATTCGAAAGGTGGCATCGGACAGGCAATCGCAGAAGGCTGGGAAACGGTGCTGGAGAATTTCAGCCTGTCTTTAAGAACAATACGCACATTTGCGCCTGAGCCCAAAGATGTCATGGAATTGTCCAAAAAGCAGAAGAAAACCTTTATCAAGCTATTCAGAGACCTGGATCATGATTATGCGCATCTGAAATCATTTTCCACATTTGAACCGGAAATACTGGAGGAATATCATTTCAGCCAGGATATCTATGAAAATTATGCGGCGGTATATAAGAATGTGCTGGAGGAACTGCGAAAAGATCCGCCGGATGATACAGATGATCCCATCCGGGATGACTATGATTTGGTGGCTTACAGCAAATTCAGAATTGATTTTGAATACATCATGGAACTGTTGCAGGGATTTGTGGATTCACTAAATCAGAAGGATGATGATTTTGATGAGGTTGAGTTTGAACGTAGGTTTTTTAGATTAAAAGCGCTTATAAAAGAGTATTGTGCAGATAATCCAAAATTGAGTGATTTGCTGATGCAGGTGTTAAATGAGATTAAACAGGATAAGGCAAGATTTCTTGGACAGGATGTCTCTGTTATGATCAATCAAATGCGTTATGCAGCAGTTGACAAAGAAATAAAGCGATTTGCAGAGCAGTGGTTTATCCCATTTGATGATGTGAAATACGAGGTGTTCAATTTTAAGGACGGAGAGCTTGCCAACGAAAATAAGCTGAAGGAGCAGGCGGATTATGCGGCATATAAGGAACAGACACCAAGTGCCCTTCCAAAGTTCAAATTTAACAGTGCACTGATACGGGAGTTTAAGGAAGTGCTTATGCCTGAAATTGAACTTTGGATTGAACAGTAG
- a CDS encoding DUF3846 domain-containing protein, translating to MKVLMVEPGKSPYAAEIESGLKSLQAAVGGDIQAVYPYEDPVALICNEEGKLMGLPLNRALFDDDGHIYDIVSGNFLIVGLGEENFTDLSPDLMEKYGEQFKYPEKFARLAGEIIAVKQPATNEHREKPMMHHSGPDL from the coding sequence ATGAAAGTGTTAATGGTAGAGCCGGGCAAGTCCCCTTATGCTGCGGAGATCGAAAGTGGTCTGAAATCCTTGCAGGCGGCAGTGGGCGGAGATATTCAGGCGGTCTATCCGTATGAGGACCCGGTGGCTCTGATCTGCAATGAAGAAGGCAAGCTGATGGGGCTGCCTTTGAACCGAGCTCTCTTTGACGATGACGGCCACATCTATGATATTGTGTCCGGGAATTTTCTGATCGTTGGTCTTGGCGAGGAAAATTTTACAGACCTTTCCCCGGATCTGATGGAGAAATATGGGGAGCAATTCAAGTACCCTGAAAAATTTGCAAGGCTTGCCGGCGAGATCATTGCAGTCAAGCAGCCTGCAACCAATGAACACCGGGAAAAACCGATGATGCACCATTCCGGCCCGGATTTGTAG
- a CDS encoding desmoglein-4, which produces MNLRKSILALSVVAGIVAAPMTVFAAHTHSWGSPQYYGYEDEMPGIYDDWDKCATRHVYNYKQCLICGEVSIYEVETIEMSHK; this is translated from the coding sequence ATGAATTTAAGAAAATCTATTTTAGCACTTTCAGTAGTAGCTGGAATTGTAGCTGCTCCAATGACTGTATTTGCCGCTCATACTCATAGTTGGGGTTCTCCCCAGTACTATGGATATGAAGATGAAATGCCTGGTATATATGATGACTGGGATAAATGTGCGACACGTCATGTATATAATTACAAACAATGTTTAATTTGTGGAGAAGTAAGCATTTATGAAGTTGAGACGATTGAAATGTCTCACAAATAG
- a CDS encoding DUF6017 domain-containing protein, with the protein MAVFRVEKTKDFTIMSNHHLRNTELSLKAKGLLSLMLSLPEDWDYTTKGLAHICKDGVDSITTALKELERHGYLTRQRLRYDNGQLGDIEYTIHEQPVSTENTGLSPKRENPRQVKPEQAKPKQAEPEQENPAQLNTNPLKTKKSKKDKSITYPSIYPAEPEAANRTDGMDRIELIEAYREIIKENIEYDLLVLRYGRERLDEALELMLEVILSKRPYIRIAGDDFPREIVKSRFLKINSGHLEYVFDCIDKNTTKVGNIKAYLLAALYNAPATMDSYYRAEVNHDLYGC; encoded by the coding sequence ATGGCAGTATTCCGTGTAGAGAAAACAAAGGACTTTACGATAATGAGCAATCACCATCTGCGCAATACGGAGTTGTCCTTAAAGGCAAAGGGGCTTTTATCACTTATGTTGTCGCTGCCGGAAGATTGGGATTATACCACAAAGGGACTCGCCCATATCTGCAAGGATGGTGTGGATTCTATCACTACTGCCCTGAAGGAACTGGAGCGGCATGGTTATCTCACCAGACAGCGCCTCCGCTATGATAACGGGCAGTTGGGAGACATTGAATATACGATCCATGAGCAGCCTGTAAGTACCGAAAACACAGGGCTTTCACCTAAACGGGAAAATCCAAGACAGGTAAAACCAGAACAGGCAAAACCTAAACAGGCGGAACCTGAACAGGAAAATCCGGCACAATTAAATACTAATCCATTAAAAACAAAAAAATCAAAAAAAGATAAATCAATAACTTATCCATCAATCTATCCGGCAGAGCCGGAAGCGGCAAACCGCACGGATGGGATGGATCGGATAGAGCTGATAGAAGCCTATCGTGAAATCATCAAAGAAAATATTGAATATGACTTACTGGTCTTACGGTATGGCAGGGAACGTTTGGATGAAGCCCTTGAACTTATGCTTGAAGTGATTTTGTCGAAACGCCCTTACATTCGCATTGCCGGAGATGATTTTCCGAGGGAGATCGTCAAGAGCCGGTTCCTGAAGATCAATTCCGGCCACTTAGAGTATGTCTTTGACTGTATCGACAAGAACACAACGAAGGTCGGAAACATCAAAGCGTATCTGCTGGCGGCGCTGTATAATGCCCCGGCTACAATGGACAGCTATTACCGTGCCGAGGTCAATCACGACCTGTACGGCTGTTAG
- a CDS encoding XRE family transcriptional regulator: MKKIENTALQMIAEASRCPDYGPDMVKSLMKKLDMNEKGFALLMNVAPSTVRLWTSGAAQPCGTAKRLMQIYETGPEIVGKIAGGQLPADGRD; the protein is encoded by the coding sequence ATGAAAAAAATTGAAAATACCGCTTTGCAGATGATTGCCGAGGCTTCCCGGTGTCCAGACTACGGCCCCGATATGGTTAAATCGCTGATGAAAAAGCTGGACATGAACGAAAAGGGCTTTGCTCTTTTGATGAATGTTGCCCCATCCACAGTGCGTCTTTGGACCAGCGGAGCTGCACAGCCCTGCGGCACAGCAAAACGCCTCATGCAGATTTATGAAACCGGTCCGGAGATTGTCGGCAAGATTGCCGGCGGGCAGCTACCGGCAGATGGGAGGGATTGA
- a CDS encoding transposase — MQDVLKSSILQAIYREAQRSGQPIYCIVDDTIASHTRPSSQAVHPIEAAYFHQSHLKGCQDYGHQVVSVMLSCNGITLNYAVILYDKSRSKIQIVQEIAEELPAAPVISYFLCDSWYTTAKVMDRFIRKGFYTVGALKTNRILYPCGIRQKASAFALHLRKTDPDVSLVTVGSREFYVYRYEGELNGIPNAAVILSYPKDGFGNPKALRVFLSTNAELSTQEILDTYTKRWPIELFFRQSKSKLALDSYQIRSRQGIQRYWLIMSLVHYLCCMHSGNYCTFEEGYASLKQQLKQEQFANLYRLIKSSASFEEAFKFVG, encoded by the coding sequence TTGCAGGATGTTTTAAAAAGCAGCATCCTCCAAGCCATTTATAGGGAAGCACAGCGTTCCGGACAACCGATTTACTGTATTGTGGATGATACGATTGCTTCACATACCCGGCCTTCGTCACAGGCGGTTCATCCAATCGAAGCTGCGTATTTTCATCAATCACATTTAAAAGGCTGTCAGGATTATGGGCATCAGGTTGTCTCCGTTATGCTTTCCTGCAACGGGATTACCCTGAATTATGCAGTCATCCTGTACGATAAATCAAGATCAAAGATCCAGATTGTACAGGAGATCGCGGAAGAACTTCCCGCTGCGCCGGTCATTTCCTACTTTCTTTGTGACAGCTGGTATACTACTGCAAAAGTGATGGACCGTTTTATTCGGAAAGGATTCTATACGGTTGGGGCATTAAAGACCAACCGAATCCTTTATCCATGCGGGATCCGTCAAAAAGCCAGTGCATTTGCCCTTCATTTGCGGAAAACAGACCCGGATGTCAGCCTCGTGACCGTTGGCAGCCGTGAATTCTATGTATACCGCTATGAAGGGGAGTTGAATGGCATTCCAAATGCAGCGGTGATCCTCAGCTATCCGAAGGATGGATTTGGGAATCCCAAAGCATTGCGTGTATTTCTCTCTACAAATGCAGAGTTATCCACGCAGGAGATCCTGGACACCTATACGAAACGGTGGCCGATTGAATTATTTTTCCGGCAGAGCAAAAGTAAACTTGCGCTGGATAGTTATCAAATCCGATCCCGTCAGGGAATCCAAAGGTATTGGCTGATCATGTCGTTGGTCCACTATTTGTGCTGTATGCATTCTGGAAACTACTGCACATTCGAAGAGGGATACGCATCCTTGAAGCAGCAGCTAAAGCAGGAACAGTTTGCAAACCTGTACCGCCTCATAAAAAGCAGCGCCTCATTCGAAGAAGCTTTTAAGTTTGTGGGATAA
- a CDS encoding DUF5720 family protein, whose protein sequence is MELNEMEKKLLFQVEGDYQTKILNELYMTVRYSNNSEQREAAEGLMAKLRVLSNAECMDLVKDIQKNYRLPYPARTIGEKIAEARQQSGAEKLKGHDIMALERFDPEVKHMIVFDVLSYDSPVGDKGDKMRLFLTDAGYQKFLESQERGEVKLKNHAKVSDGHLHYDRRDHAL, encoded by the coding sequence ATGGAATTAAACGAAATGGAAAAAAAGCTGCTCTTTCAAGTGGAGGGCGATTATCAGACAAAGATCCTGAATGAACTTTATATGACCGTGCGGTATTCAAATAATTCCGAACAGCGGGAGGCGGCAGAAGGTCTTATGGCAAAACTTCGTGTTCTGTCAAATGCAGAGTGCATGGACTTGGTAAAAGATATTCAGAAGAATTACCGTCTGCCCTATCCAGCCCGGACGATTGGAGAAAAGATCGCCGAGGCCAGACAACAATCAGGGGCAGAAAAATTGAAGGGGCATGACATCATGGCACTTGAACGCTTTGATCCAGAAGTAAAGCACATGATCGTCTTTGATGTATTGTCTTACGATTCCCCTGTTGGCGACAAAGGCGATAAGATGCGCTTGTTCCTTACAGATGCCGGCTATCAGAAATTTTTAGAGAGCCAGGAACGGGGCGAAGTGAAACTGAAAAACCATGCGAAGGTCTCTGACGGTCATCTCCATTATGACCGCAGGGATCATGCCTTGTAA